The Flexibacter flexilis DSM 6793 genome window below encodes:
- a CDS encoding dihydroorotase, with the protein MKILIKSALIADKLSPHYGEHRCVLIENGTIVSITEQAVAADKVIDGSEAVLSVGWCDMRSRSGEPGHESREDIASLCAAAAIGGFTDVAVLPDTQPVVQHKEQISYLKYLSAAHLTQLHPIAAITQDCKGEKLTEMYDLHQAGAVAFSDARSVSSSDIVLKTLQYLQKIDGLLVNKPEDRNLSRFTNMHEGTYSTMLGLKGVPVLSETLHIARDLHLLEYTGGKLHFSLISSAESVKLIREAKQKGLSVTCDVAAHQLAFTDADLTDFNTNLKVNPPFRTAQDVAALVEGLADGTIDVVVSDHTPLDPESKELEFDMAEFGISSMETTAATLLSYGHLTIEQFIDKIAINPRALLGLPQVHIAKGWPACLTLFAPDQEWTFSLDKSVSKSRNNPFDQKVLKGKVLATFNKGQFVIQG; encoded by the coding sequence GTGAAAATTCTTATCAAATCTGCACTTATTGCCGATAAGCTATCGCCGCATTATGGCGAACATCGGTGCGTACTCATCGAAAACGGAACAATTGTTTCCATTACCGAACAAGCCGTAGCCGCTGACAAAGTAATAGATGGCTCAGAGGCTGTACTTTCTGTGGGTTGGTGCGATATGCGCAGCCGTAGCGGCGAACCTGGACACGAGAGCCGTGAAGACATTGCTAGCCTTTGTGCGGCAGCGGCTATTGGTGGTTTTACGGATGTGGCCGTGTTACCAGACACCCAACCCGTCGTACAGCACAAAGAGCAAATCAGTTATTTAAAGTATCTTTCTGCTGCCCACCTGACTCAATTACACCCGATTGCAGCCATTACGCAGGATTGCAAAGGTGAAAAATTAACTGAAATGTATGATCTGCATCAGGCGGGAGCCGTGGCATTTTCGGACGCAAGGTCGGTGAGCAGTTCGGACATTGTCCTGAAAACATTGCAGTATTTGCAAAAAATTGATGGGCTATTAGTCAACAAACCAGAAGACCGCAATTTGTCGCGCTTCACGAATATGCACGAAGGCACGTACAGCACGATGCTTGGCCTGAAAGGTGTACCTGTTTTATCCGAAACATTGCACATCGCCCGCGATTTGCATTTGCTTGAATATACAGGCGGAAAGCTGCATTTCTCTCTGATTTCTAGTGCAGAAAGTGTAAAACTCATTCGCGAAGCCAAGCAAAAAGGTTTGTCCGTAACTTGCGATGTGGCCGCGCACCAACTAGCTTTTACGGATGCTGATTTGACCGATTTTAATACCAATCTGAAAGTAAATCCTCCGTTCCGCACGGCGCAAGACGTAGCCGCATTGGTAGAAGGTCTGGCTGATGGTACGATAGACGTAGTGGTTTCTGATCACACGCCATTAGACCCAGAAAGCAAAGAACTAGAATTTGATATGGCCGAATTTGGCATTTCGAGCATGGAAACGACGGCAGCGACGCTGTTGAGCTACGGGCACTTGACCATAGAACAATTTATTGATAAAATCGCCATCAATCCGCGTGCGCTATTGGGGTTACCGCAAGTACACATCGCTAAAGGTTGGCCTGCTTGTCTTACACTTTTTGCTCCAGATCAAGAATGGACATTTAGTTTGGATAAAAGTGTGAGCAAATCCCGTAACAATCCTTTCGACCAAAAAGTATTGAAAGGGAAAGTGTTAGCTACCTTCAATAAAGGTCAATTTGTGATACAAGGCTAA
- a CDS encoding putative quinol monooxygenase has product MIVRIVRMTFRPEEVASFLNIFEESKRYIRSFEGCRHLELHRDPQNDAVFYTYSHWDSENDLNTYRDSELFGRTWKATKVLFADKPMAFSLSHQQTVEPLS; this is encoded by the coding sequence ATGATAGTACGCATCGTTCGTATGACTTTCCGCCCCGAAGAGGTGGCTTCTTTCCTGAATATTTTTGAGGAATCAAAACGTTATATTCGCTCTTTTGAGGGCTGCCGACATCTGGAATTGCACCGCGACCCGCAAAATGATGCCGTTTTTTATACATACAGCCACTGGGATTCGGAAAATGATTTGAATACTTACCGCGATTCTGAGCTTTTTGGCCGCACTTGGAAGGCTACCAAAGTCCTTTTTGCAGACAAACCGATGGCGTTTTCGCTTTCGCACCAACAAACCGTAGAACCGTTATCTTAA
- a CDS encoding DNA cytosine methyltransferase, protein MITHGSLFSGIGGFDYPAAMMGWHNVFQCEIDTYCQDLLSLRYPNTRKHFNIFDFDAKIYENKITVLSGGFPCQPFSVAGKRNARNDDRHLWPEMLRVIDEIKPLYVVAENVSGILTAENGLVIKQILADLESLGYHTLILEIPASGAGAPHERKRIWFVAHAAGANDGSHFRTAQERQTSQFRSDFVEGNTTNAHGERFLQPRFTLTTETRDNQSELLWRNHWRTWPVKPSLCRNHDGIPDGLHRHQLKGLGNAIVPQVAYRIFQSIQYAHGRTT, encoded by the coding sequence ATGATTACACACGGCTCACTATTCTCAGGCATTGGCGGATTTGATTACCCGGCCGCAATGATGGGTTGGCACAATGTATTTCAGTGCGAAATCGATACTTATTGCCAAGACTTATTAAGTCTTCGCTACCCCAATACCCGAAAGCATTTTAACATTTTTGATTTTGACGCAAAAATTTATGAAAACAAAATCACGGTATTATCTGGAGGCTTCCCCTGCCAACCTTTTTCAGTCGCGGGAAAACGAAATGCCCGAAACGACGACCGCCACTTGTGGCCAGAAATGTTACGAGTTATCGATGAAATCAAACCGTTATACGTCGTGGCAGAAAACGTTTCTGGAATCCTTACTGCTGAAAACGGATTGGTCATCAAACAAATACTTGCTGACTTGGAAAGTCTCGGCTATCACACCCTCATATTGGAAATTCCAGCTTCGGGGGCAGGCGCACCCCACGAGCGTAAGCGAATATGGTTCGTTGCCCACGCCGCGGGCGCAAATGACGGCAGCCATTTCAGAACGGCGCAAGAACGACAAACATCGCAATTTAGAAGTGATTTTGTCGAGGGCAATACTACCAACGCCCACGGTGAACGATTCTTACAACCAAGGTTCACCCTCACAACTGAAACGCGAGACAATCAATCTGAATTGTTATGGCGTAATCATTGGAGAACCTGGCCCGTTAAACCCAGCCTTTGTAGAAATCATGATGGGATACCCGACGGGCTACACAGACATCAACTTAAAGGACTTGGTAATGCCATAGTGCCACAAGTTGCTTACAGAATATTTCAATCAATCCAATATGCTCATGGAAGAACAACGTAA
- a CDS encoding helix-turn-helix domain-containing protein has protein sequence MNKKTIGLIIKDLRTKNKMKQKDVAQAIGVTSAAISDYEVGKSNPSDEKIELLATLFKVPIDFFYEKQKTSKLNLNQVPEMGDWKEEIKEEIRAMREKMQDEIDFYRNELSYFKDALKEAHEQLRAKDRFIENLFEKSGKPKVSKEPRREYFLDLGAQVAVAQRA, from the coding sequence ATGAATAAAAAAACTATTGGTTTGATAATCAAGGATTTGAGAACTAAAAATAAGATGAAGCAAAAGGATGTTGCGCAAGCAATCGGCGTTACATCTGCTGCAATATCTGATTACGAGGTAGGTAAATCCAATCCGAGTGATGAAAAAATAGAGCTGTTGGCCACACTTTTTAAAGTGCCAATAGATTTTTTTTATGAAAAACAAAAAACAAGTAAACTAAACTTGAATCAAGTGCCTGAAATGGGAGACTGGAAGGAGGAGATAAAAGAGGAAATCAGGGCTATGCGTGAGAAAATGCAAGATGAAATTGATTTTTACCGAAACGAGTTGAGCTATTTTAAAGACGCATTGAAAGAAGCACATGAGCAACTTCGTGCCAAAGACCGATTCATTGAAAACTTGTTTGAAAAGTCGGGAAAGCCTAAAGTAAGTAAAGAGCCTCGTAGAGAGTATTTTTTGGATTTGGGTGCGCAAGTTGCTGTTGCTCAAAGAGCCTAA
- a CDS encoding site-2 protease family protein — MREFDAPATYWTWLRPLIFFCVTLITTTLAGAESVSGRFFDLEQGIDWAHFQMGFEYSIPFLAILTAHEFGHYFFAKHYKADVTLPFYIPLWFGSGSFSIGTMGAFIRIRSALRSRQEYFDVGIAGPLAGFVVALGVIAYGFLYLPPPEYIFTIHPEYKQFGLDYASVVYQNMPEGQLLLGDNLIFWFFKTYVADPSRLPNPYEMLHYPYLLAGYIALFFTAMNLIPIGQLDGGHILYGLIGRHKHFQIARVLFVLFVFYAGLNVPRILFYSFQEDSWWMQLVAEVAYLGYLIMAFEKMFGEEIRPTVYLGLAVMALQVAVTQFFPYIEGYAGWLLFGLLIGRMIGVAHPPAPDESPLDFKRKVLGWITLIIFVLCFSPKPFIL; from the coding sequence ATGAGAGAATTTGATGCTCCTGCTACTTACTGGACTTGGCTCAGGCCACTGATTTTTTTCTGTGTAACCTTGATTACTACCACATTAGCGGGGGCAGAATCGGTGTCTGGACGTTTTTTTGACCTCGAACAGGGCATCGACTGGGCGCATTTCCAAATGGGGTTTGAATATTCCATTCCGTTTTTGGCTATCCTGACGGCGCACGAGTTCGGGCATTATTTCTTTGCCAAACACTATAAAGCCGACGTAACATTGCCGTTTTATATTCCTTTGTGGTTTGGTTCGGGTTCGTTTTCTATCGGCACGATGGGCGCGTTTATTCGCATTCGGTCGGCTTTGCGTTCGCGTCAAGAGTATTTTGATGTGGGCATTGCTGGACCCTTGGCGGGTTTTGTGGTGGCGTTGGGCGTTATTGCCTATGGCTTTTTGTATTTGCCGCCGCCCGAATATATTTTTACCATTCATCCCGAATACAAACAGTTTGGTTTGGATTATGCCAGTGTCGTGTATCAAAATATGCCTGAAGGTCAGTTGCTTTTGGGTGATAATCTTATTTTTTGGTTTTTTAAAACGTATGTTGCCGATCCCAGCCGCCTGCCCAATCCTTACGAAATGTTGCATTATCCGTACTTGTTGGCGGGGTATATTGCTTTGTTTTTTACGGCCATGAACCTCATTCCGATTGGCCAACTCGATGGCGGACATATTTTGTACGGGCTGATTGGTCGCCACAAGCATTTCCAAATTGCGCGTGTGCTGTTTGTGTTGTTTGTTTTTTATGCGGGGCTGAACGTGCCACGTATTTTGTTTTATAGCTTTCAGGAAGATTCTTGGTGGATGCAATTGGTGGCAGAAGTGGCGTATTTGGGCTATTTGATTATGGCTTTTGAAAAAATGTTTGGTGAAGAAATTCGGCCAACGGTTTATTTGGGCTTGGCCGTTATGGCTTTGCAAGTGGCTGTAACACAATTTTTTCCGTATATTGAAGGTTATGCGGGTTGGTTGTTGTTTGGCTTGTTGATTGGTCGCATGATTGGCGTGGCGCATCCGCCAGCTCCCGACGAGAGCCCACTGGATTTCAAACGCAAGGTTTTGGGGTGGATTACGCTCATTATCTTTGTGTTATGCTTTAGTCCCAAGCCTTTTATTTTGTAG
- a CDS encoding monodechloroaminopyrrolnitrin synthase PrnB family protein → MTPKTSTITTQIVEYGWRQAECWHQECWYVSTLDPLGIDQAIKELPTLNKNKDVEGIVALLRRYLPTPDLVNFFDFPEMLACMRDIGLFLGSLKRHGVEPVEKVPELEPVLGILGEKTNMPPRDTLFHYTIWNPSGDRLRTYTGTPDEIALIQSVQMAMRPLIESIHHLEEMHESDPLDAQFAEIGQAASEAFTGVISGIVQAKRYVSPHYFAQELRLYYDPIIWKGDSYYGPGAVEMPMFLFDHLLWSSEITDSKYVEFKKAYLAFNQPFVRELYDRFEGKPSLLQKTISALETTKDNRDSQEYLCAKNSAKMLLGVCNMLKSFRMPHKKIAEESYKSQHAGQSQPPQEAQRSHGSGGYTIDILSHVLALNVASIDALEEAMK, encoded by the coding sequence ATGACTCCAAAAACAAGCACAATTACTACTCAAATAGTAGAATACGGCTGGCGACAAGCTGAATGCTGGCATCAAGAATGTTGGTATGTAAGTACCTTAGACCCTTTGGGGATAGATCAAGCCATCAAAGAGTTGCCCACGCTTAACAAAAATAAAGACGTGGAAGGGATCGTAGCCCTCTTGCGGCGATACTTGCCTACACCCGATTTGGTTAATTTTTTCGATTTTCCCGAAATGTTAGCTTGTATGCGGGATATTGGCTTGTTTTTGGGGTCGCTTAAACGGCATGGCGTAGAGCCCGTGGAGAAAGTCCCAGAATTAGAACCCGTATTAGGGATTTTGGGCGAAAAAACAAACATGCCCCCACGTGATACACTTTTTCATTATACTATTTGGAATCCTTCGGGCGACAGATTGCGTACCTATACAGGCACACCTGACGAAATAGCCCTCATTCAAAGCGTACAAATGGCCATGCGCCCGCTTATTGAAAGTATCCACCATTTGGAAGAAATGCATGAGTCAGACCCCTTAGATGCTCAATTTGCTGAAATTGGACAAGCTGCTTCAGAAGCCTTTACGGGTGTTATTAGTGGGATTGTGCAAGCCAAACGCTATGTTTCTCCTCATTATTTTGCCCAAGAATTACGCTTATACTACGACCCAATTATTTGGAAAGGTGATTCTTATTACGGGCCAGGTGCCGTGGAAATGCCTATGTTTTTATTCGACCATTTGTTGTGGAGCTCAGAAATAACAGACTCAAAGTATGTAGAATTCAAAAAAGCATATCTTGCTTTTAATCAGCCATTTGTACGAGAATTATATGATAGGTTTGAAGGAAAACCATCTTTGCTTCAAAAAACAATTAGTGCATTAGAAACAACCAAAGACAATAGAGATTCGCAAGAGTATTTGTGTGCCAAAAATTCTGCTAAAATGCTATTGGGTGTGTGTAATATGCTCAAAAGCTTCCGTATGCCACATAAAAAAATAGCGGAAGAATCTTACAAAAGCCAGCATGCAGGCCAAAGCCAGCCGCCGCAAGAAGCGCAACGCTCACACGGCAGCGGCGGTTATACCATAGACATTCTGTCTCATGTATTAGCACTGAATGTTGCTTCTATTGACGCTTTGGAAGAAGCAATGAAATAA
- a CDS encoding tRNA lysidine(34) synthetase, whose amino-acid sequence MKKVDSIFVSNTLHQTPCCVPYFGQKIMVGLSGGINSMAVLCDLIESKAKPAELHLFYAHFAEHSPDTFQFVADGIRYARKHFDNVKVKITSNSILRYFKEQNLIPHPINSPCSKNLKIIPMAVYCFENGIKYDLVGYVKHELKRRGERQQKVMQVDMFTPEKHYTIGSFTDEWCFDIVKKHIGWYPKIYDIKDENGKRIFSHNNCLPCKNMNPKDFAAVAEFYPDNYLRALQLSQELKKFWGRSEDDFYFTFEGRELGQPSTCNDCRW is encoded by the coding sequence ATGAAGAAAGTTGATAGCATTTTTGTCAGCAATACCTTGCATCAAACTCCTTGTTGTGTGCCGTACTTTGGTCAAAAAATAATGGTTGGTCTTTCTGGTGGGATTAACTCAATGGCTGTGCTTTGTGATTTAATTGAATCCAAAGCAAAACCTGCTGAATTACATTTATTTTATGCACATTTTGCCGAACACTCACCAGATACTTTTCAATTTGTTGCTGATGGTATTAGGTATGCAAGAAAGCATTTTGATAATGTAAAAGTGAAGATTACAAGCAATTCAATACTTCGATACTTTAAAGAGCAAAACCTTATACCACACCCAATAAATAGCCCTTGCAGTAAGAATTTGAAAATAATACCAATGGCTGTTTACTGTTTTGAAAATGGTATAAAATACGATTTAGTTGGGTATGTCAAACACGAATTAAAAAGGCGTGGCGAAAGGCAACAAAAAGTAATGCAGGTTGATATGTTTACTCCTGAAAAACATTACACTATTGGTAGCTTTACAGATGAATGGTGCTTTGATATTGTAAAAAAACACATAGGTTGGTATCCCAAAATTTACGATATAAAAGACGAAAATGGCAAAAGAATATTTAGCCACAATAACTGTTTGCCTTGCAAAAATATGAATCCTAAAGACTTTGCAGCAGTAGCAGAATTTTACCCAGATAATTATTTAAGGGCTTTGCAACTAAGCCAAGAACTTAAAAAGTTTTGGGGAAGGTCAGAAGATGATTTTTATTTTACGTTTGAGGGACGTGAATTAGGTCAGCCGTCCACCTGCAACGATTGTCGGTGGTAA
- a CDS encoding DNA methyltransferase, with product MDILFEDKYVSFVLGDNKKVMSQFGEKVFDLACCDPPYGIGQNWKKDKHHKHNKLNHKFNDSRPDSEYIDLATRISTNQIFWGWNYYCDLLPPTNNLIFWDKGINPKTQHGSAGELAYTSITKYPLIKYEVLWNGCVRHENYPKIHPHQKPVQLYKLVFNDFAKPGERVIDPNSGSGASAIAAREMGLRWLGIKKDLTFLNDSIKWYKQHFAQLRLA from the coding sequence ATGGATATTTTGTTTGAAGATAAATACGTTTCATTTGTGTTGGGCGACAACAAAAAAGTAATGTCTCAGTTTGGAGAAAAGGTATTCGATTTGGCGTGTTGCGACCCGCCCTATGGCATTGGCCAAAATTGGAAAAAGGACAAGCATCACAAGCACAATAAATTGAATCATAAGTTTAATGATTCGCGGCCTGATTCGGAATATATTGATTTGGCTACGCGCATTTCCACTAATCAAATATTTTGGGGCTGGAATTATTATTGCGACTTGCTGCCACCTACCAACAATTTGATTTTTTGGGACAAAGGCATTAACCCAAAAACCCAACACGGTTCGGCGGGCGAATTGGCTTACACCAGCATTACGAAGTATCCGCTCATCAAATATGAAGTGCTTTGGAATGGCTGCGTCCGACACGAGAATTACCCAAAAATTCACCCACATCAAAAACCCGTCCAGCTTTACAAATTGGTTTTCAACGATTTTGCAAAACCAGGGGAACGGGTAATTGACCCGAACAGTGGCAGCGGTGCATCGGCAATTGCCGCCAGAGAAATGGGATTGCGGTGGCTTGGTATCAAAAAGGATTTGACCTTTTTGAACGACTCGATTAAGTGGTACAAACAGCATTTTGCACAACTCAGATTAGCATGA
- the recN gene encoding DNA repair protein RecN, whose translation MLTHLLIKNYALIRELELMPNRELNVITGETGAGKSIMLGAIGLLLGNRADTKALFDQTEKCIIEGTFEVAGYDMAELFEEAEIDYDDTCLIRREISPSGKSRTFINDTPVNLDVLRRVGAQLMDIHSQHDTLQLGSAAFQIGIVDNYAQNKAHRQAYTQTFTAWKQAETRLKSLRDQAAQAQKESDYNQFLLDELLAAKLAPNEQTELEQEQNLLENAEDIKLKLQQAIAYLTEGEDAPVVPRLKIVQQLLDKLGHFSENYRTLAQRLQACFAEARDIADEIEGEEQSIEVDNERIAFVQERLDLIYHLQKKHGANSTKELLDIQAELEQKVGLLLSLDEDISEAEKQTQTLQKQAINIAQTLTETRTAAIEPIETELKNLFREVGMPNATIKIKLEVAASLTPNGADMVTFLFSANKGVAPQELKNVASGGEFSRLMLLIKYILAGKTALPTIIFDEIDTGISGEIAIKVGGIMQQMGKKHQIIAITHLPQIAARGKAHYYVYKDNSGEKTVSKIRQLKPSEQIVEIAQMISGEPPSPASLDHARELLEMSH comes from the coding sequence ATGCTTACTCATTTGCTCATCAAAAATTACGCGCTTATCAGAGAGTTGGAGCTTATGCCCAACCGCGAACTCAATGTCATTACGGGCGAAACAGGCGCAGGTAAATCCATTATGTTGGGAGCTATCGGCTTGCTGCTCGGCAACCGCGCCGACACCAAAGCCCTTTTTGACCAAACTGAAAAATGTATTATAGAAGGCACTTTCGAAGTAGCGGGCTACGATATGGCCGAACTTTTCGAAGAGGCCGAAATAGATTACGATGATACTTGCCTGATTCGCAGGGAAATATCACCGTCGGGCAAGTCGCGCACCTTTATCAATGACACCCCCGTAAACCTCGACGTGCTGCGCCGCGTGGGGGCGCAACTCATGGACATTCACTCCCAGCACGACACTTTGCAACTCGGTTCGGCGGCTTTCCAAATCGGAATTGTGGACAATTACGCCCAAAACAAAGCACACCGACAAGCTTACACCCAGACTTTTACGGCATGGAAACAAGCAGAAACACGTCTGAAATCGCTGCGCGACCAAGCCGCGCAAGCCCAAAAAGAATCTGATTACAATCAATTTTTGTTGGATGAACTACTGGCCGCCAAACTTGCGCCCAACGAGCAGACGGAGCTGGAGCAAGAACAAAATTTGCTGGAAAACGCCGAAGACATCAAGCTCAAATTACAGCAAGCCATCGCCTATCTCACTGAAGGTGAGGATGCTCCTGTAGTGCCGCGCCTAAAAATAGTGCAGCAGCTTCTGGACAAACTCGGCCATTTTTCGGAGAATTATCGCACACTCGCCCAACGCCTACAAGCCTGTTTTGCAGAAGCCCGCGACATTGCCGACGAAATAGAAGGCGAAGAACAAAGCATTGAGGTTGATAACGAACGTATCGCTTTCGTGCAGGAGCGTTTGGATTTGATTTATCATTTGCAGAAGAAACACGGCGCGAACAGCACCAAAGAACTGCTGGACATTCAGGCCGAATTAGAACAAAAAGTAGGGCTGCTGTTGAGCTTAGACGAAGATATTTCCGAAGCCGAAAAGCAAACACAAACACTTCAGAAACAAGCCATTAACATCGCTCAAACGCTCACCGAAACGCGCACAGCAGCCATAGAACCCATCGAAACAGAACTTAAAAATTTGTTTAGGGAAGTGGGAATGCCCAACGCGACTATCAAAATAAAATTGGAAGTGGCCGCCAGCCTCACGCCCAACGGCGCGGACATGGTTACGTTCTTGTTTTCAGCTAATAAAGGCGTTGCGCCACAGGAATTAAAAAATGTGGCGTCGGGCGGTGAATTTTCCCGTTTGATGCTGCTTATCAAATATATTTTGGCAGGAAAAACCGCACTACCAACCATTATTTTTGATGAAATTGATACGGGAATTTCGGGCGAAATTGCCATTAAAGTGGGCGGAATTATGCAGCAAATGGGCAAAAAACATCAGATAATTGCCATTACCCATTTGCCACAAATTGCGGCACGCGGCAAAGCACATTATTATGTGTATAAAGATAATTCGGGCGAAAAAACGGTAAGTAAAATCCGACAATTAAAACCAAGTGAACAAATCGTCGAAATTGCACAAATGATTAGCGGTGAGCCGCCTTCGCCAGCGAGTTTAGACCACGCGCGCGAACTATTGGAAATGAGTCATTGA
- the dnaB gene encoding replicative DNA helicase — MAKKNEPAPRYPEAQDLEAAVIGALLVESDAWLVVADFLNDDCFHDKRNRAIFAAIFALAVDRQKIDILTVSEKLKALGLFNEAGGLSYILACTSNVHSAANIEAHARILAEKSLRRNMIRVADSMKDAAFDETEDVFVQLDRAEKQLFEVLNGFLAKKVQTMVTLSNLFIEDLKSKSQIPDGLTGVPSGLTSLDRITSGWQNTDLIVLAARPGMGKTAMIVTMAINAAKMGKKIALFSLEMSALQLVSRIYANELELDSACFRKGELTEPEWAKVYREAGRISELPIYIDDSAGLTVLQIAAKARRIKETYGLHEIIIDYMQLVSVPESKGRQSNREQDIGSISRGLKMLAKDLDVPVIALSQLSRAVESRTEKRPMLSDLRESGSIEQDADMVVFLYRPEYYGITVDENGTSTIGTAEVIIAKHRNGDLDTVNTRFSGKHSKFSDLSDDVFAAWPKPFETATAWPSERPPEALPKIPDNSNSISSFENDKPPF; from the coding sequence ATGGCCAAAAAAAATGAACCTGCTCCTCGCTATCCCGAAGCGCAAGACCTCGAAGCCGCCGTAATTGGTGCGCTGCTCGTCGAATCTGATGCGTGGCTGGTCGTGGCCGACTTTCTGAACGATGATTGCTTTCACGACAAGCGTAACCGTGCGATTTTTGCGGCCATTTTTGCGCTGGCTGTTGATAGGCAAAAGATTGACATACTGACTGTTAGCGAAAAGTTAAAAGCACTTGGCTTGTTTAATGAGGCTGGTGGGTTGTCATACATACTTGCTTGTACGAGCAATGTGCATTCGGCTGCGAACATTGAAGCGCATGCCCGCATTTTGGCGGAAAAATCCTTACGCCGCAACATGATTCGGGTGGCTGATAGTATGAAAGACGCGGCATTTGACGAGACAGAAGATGTATTCGTGCAGCTTGACCGCGCAGAAAAGCAATTGTTTGAAGTGCTCAATGGCTTTTTGGCGAAAAAAGTACAAACAATGGTTACGCTTTCTAATCTTTTCATAGAAGACCTGAAATCCAAATCACAGATCCCCGACGGCCTCACAGGTGTACCCTCAGGCCTGACCTCACTCGATCGCATTACGTCGGGTTGGCAGAATACCGATTTGATTGTTTTGGCGGCTCGCCCAGGCATGGGCAAAACGGCCATGATTGTAACCATGGCTATCAACGCAGCCAAGATGGGCAAAAAAATTGCTTTGTTTTCATTGGAAATGTCAGCACTTCAACTGGTTTCAAGGATTTATGCTAACGAGTTGGAGCTTGATTCAGCTTGTTTTCGCAAAGGCGAATTGACCGAACCCGAATGGGCAAAAGTCTATCGTGAAGCTGGCCGCATTTCTGAATTGCCGATATACATCGACGATTCAGCAGGTCTAACCGTATTGCAAATTGCGGCTAAAGCGCGACGAATCAAAGAGACTTACGGCTTGCACGAAATCATAATTGATTATATGCAACTTGTATCTGTCCCAGAGAGCAAAGGCCGTCAATCCAACAGAGAGCAAGATATAGGGTCAATCAGTCGGGGCTTGAAAATGTTGGCCAAAGACTTGGACGTGCCCGTCATTGCCCTTTCGCAGTTGAGCCGCGCCGTGGAGAGCCGCACCGAAAAACGCCCTATGCTTTCGGATTTGCGTGAATCGGGTTCGATTGAGCAAGATGCCGACATGGTAGTTTTCTTGTATCGCCCCGAATACTACGGAATAACAGTGGACGAAAACGGCACCAGCACCATAGGCACAGCCGAAGTGATTATTGCCAAGCATCGTAACGGCGATTTGGACACCGTGAACACCCGATTTTCGGGTAAACACTCAAAATTCAGTGATTTGAGCGACGACGTTTTTGCAGCGTGGCCGAAACCATTTGAGACAGCGACGGCGTGGCCGTCAGAACGCCCGCCCGAAGCCTTGCCAAAAATCCCTGATAATTCTAATTCTATCAGTTCATTTGAAAATGATAAACCCCCTTTTTGA